CTACCGATTTCCCGTCGAGGCGACGCGACTGTCCGCTCAACTGACCCGAAGCCTCATAACCGTTCATCTACTATACCGGGCGTAATGACCGACACCGTCGACGATGTCGACTTACCGTACGACGAGAATGCCTCACAACAGAAGAAGATCGAGGCACTGCAGGAACGGCTCGAAGTCCTCGAATCCCAGAACGAGGAGATGCGGGACAAGCTGCTCGACGCGAACGCGGAGAACAACAAGTACCAACAGAAGCTCGAACGGCTCACCCACGAGAACAAGAAGCTCAAACAGTCGCCGCTGTTCGTCGCGACCGTCCAGGAGCTGGCCGACGAGGGTGTCATCATCAAACAGCACGGCAACAACCAGGAGGCCCTGACCGAGGTCACCGACGAGATGCGCGAGGATCTCTCGCCGGACGACCGCGTCGCCGTCAACAACTCCCTCTCGATCGTCAAGCAACTCAACGACGAGACTGACGTCCGCGCTCGCGTGATGCAGGTCGACCAGTCGCCGTCGGTCACCTATCAGGACATCGGTGGCATCGAGGAGCAGATGGACGAGGTCCGCGAGACCGTCGAGATGCCCCTGAAGTCCCCGGAGATGTTCGAGGACGTGGGTATCGACCCACCGAGCGGTGTCCTCTTGCACGGGCCGCCCGGGACGGGGAAGACGATGCTCGCGAAAGCCGTCGCCAACGAGACCGACGCGACGTTCATC
Above is a window of Haloarcula halophila DNA encoding:
- the pan1 gene encoding proteasome-activating nucleotidase Pan1; this encodes MTDTVDDVDLPYDENASQQKKIEALQERLEVLESQNEEMRDKLLDANAENNKYQQKLERLTHENKKLKQSPLFVATVQELADEGVIIKQHGNNQEALTEVTDEMREDLSPDDRVAVNNSLSIVKQLNDETDVRARVMQVDQSPSVTYQDIGGIEEQMDEVRETVEMPLKSPEMFEDVGIDPPSGVLLHGPPGTGKTMLAKAVANETDATFIKMAGSELVHKFIGEGSKLVRDLFDLARQEEPAVVFIDEIDAIAAKRTESKTSGDAEVQRTMMQLLSEMDGFDDRGEIRIIAATNRFDMLDRAILRPGRFDRLIEVPKPDADGRRQIFQIHTRDMNLADGVEFDELAEEIDEASGADVKAICTEAGMFAIRDGRTEVQMTDFYDAWEKIQQDESEEEDVSRTFA